One genomic window of Devosia salina includes the following:
- a CDS encoding c-type cytochrome codes for MNRLLVVLACAVALAFTAVITLQLWPLEASVPAANLAGNPKRGAYLARLSGCITCHTAPEAAALSGGSPLTSRFGTFYPPNITPDPETGIGAWTFAQFVAAVRQGVSPAGEPYYPAFPYEFYASLTDQDLADLWSAIQATPPVSRSDQQHDVGFPYNIRNGLKIWRSFFEKPHVYAAQPDRTAAWNRGRYLVFGPAHCAACHTPRNVIGGLPSDMTLAGDPNMLDGGQSPALTSSDLREKGYTVETLVRALRTGIGPDGDAFGGSMAEVVHGSTAYLLDRHLQDMATYLLDTDEP; via the coding sequence ATGAACAGACTGCTTGTTGTTTTGGCATGTGCCGTAGCCCTGGCCTTTACGGCCGTGATCACTCTGCAACTCTGGCCGCTCGAAGCGAGCGTGCCTGCTGCAAATCTTGCCGGCAACCCCAAACGCGGTGCATATCTCGCCCGTCTTTCCGGTTGTATTACCTGCCACACTGCGCCCGAGGCCGCCGCCTTGTCCGGTGGAAGCCCACTAACCTCGCGATTTGGCACTTTCTATCCGCCCAACATTACCCCTGACCCGGAGACCGGAATCGGAGCATGGACCTTTGCGCAGTTTGTTGCCGCAGTGCGGCAAGGCGTTTCACCGGCCGGCGAACCCTATTACCCAGCGTTTCCGTATGAGTTCTATGCCAGCCTGACTGATCAGGATCTTGCGGACCTGTGGTCCGCGATCCAGGCAACGCCTCCAGTTAGCCGGTCCGATCAACAACATGATGTCGGCTTTCCGTACAATATCAGAAACGGCCTTAAGATCTGGCGGTCGTTCTTCGAAAAGCCCCACGTCTATGCGGCACAGCCCGACCGCACCGCGGCCTGGAATCGTGGCCGCTATCTGGTTTTCGGTCCCGCGCACTGTGCTGCCTGTCACACGCCGCGCAATGTTATTGGCGGATTGCCTTCAGACATGACGCTTGCCGGCGACCCGAACATGCTGGACGGCGGGCAGTCACCCGCCTTGACCAGTTCCGATCTCCGCGAGAAGGGGTACACCGTCGAAACGTTGGTCCGTGCTTTGAGAACGGGAATCGGTCCTGACGGCGATGCGTTTGGCGGCTCGATGGCAGAAGTGGTGCATGGCAGCACGGCCTACCTACTTGATCGCCACCTGCAGGACATGGCGACATACTTATTGGATACGGATGAACCCTGA
- a CDS encoding multicopper oxidase family protein: MSTLLSRRAFVGASLALAGSVALPRLALAQQSTPRTLVAERRVIDVLGKPANVFGIRDQDGRQGLFLPAGERFLVDLENQVGTETIIHWHGQVPDPAQDGVSDTGYVSPLAAGETRSFDFPARSGTHWMHSHHGLQEQSLLAAPLVVYSAEDEAADLQDETVLLHDFSFRSPDEILAELTGGQAGGHDMHNMTGGEMPSGGAMTMDGGMMMGGMDHGMMSMDLNDVAYDAFLANDRTLADPQVIRTEPDGRVRLRLINGATSSAFWINLGEAEATVLAVDGNDVEPITGNRFPMTPAQRLDLLIDMKGKSVVPVLAQVEGLADRTGVIIAVNGAEIPKISRMAEQDEAPVDLSLEEKLVSRHPLVSRAADRTIQTMIMGSMAPYAWNLDNAPWPNRRPLTVAEGERVTLEIMNHSMMAHPMHLHGHHFQVTSLNGRALNGAVRDTVLVPPMATVGISFDADNPGRWLFHCHNLYHMATGMMTEVVYG, from the coding sequence ATGAGCACTCTGCTCTCTCGCCGCGCCTTTGTGGGCGCATCCCTCGCCCTTGCCGGTAGCGTGGCCCTCCCGCGCTTGGCGCTGGCCCAGCAATCAACTCCCCGCACTCTGGTTGCCGAGCGGCGCGTCATTGACGTTCTGGGCAAACCGGCCAACGTCTTCGGCATTCGTGATCAGGACGGACGACAAGGTCTGTTTCTGCCTGCCGGCGAACGCTTTCTGGTCGACCTCGAAAACCAGGTCGGCACTGAAACCATCATCCACTGGCACGGCCAGGTTCCCGATCCCGCTCAAGACGGTGTATCCGACACCGGCTATGTCTCCCCGCTGGCTGCGGGGGAAACACGATCGTTCGACTTTCCGGCGCGAAGCGGGACGCACTGGATGCATTCCCATCACGGGCTGCAGGAACAGTCACTGCTCGCCGCGCCGCTCGTCGTTTATTCGGCCGAGGATGAGGCGGCGGACCTGCAGGATGAAACTGTCCTCCTGCACGATTTTTCGTTCCGTAGCCCCGATGAAATTCTGGCCGAATTGACAGGCGGACAGGCCGGGGGCCACGACATGCACAATATGACCGGTGGGGAAATGCCCTCGGGCGGCGCCATGACCATGGATGGCGGCATGATGATGGGCGGCATGGACCATGGAATGATGTCCATGGACCTCAACGACGTCGCCTATGATGCTTTCCTGGCCAATGATCGTACGTTGGCTGACCCGCAGGTCATCCGGACCGAACCTGATGGCAGGGTCAGGCTGCGCCTCATCAATGGAGCAACCTCAAGTGCCTTCTGGATCAACCTGGGCGAAGCCGAAGCGACCGTCTTGGCCGTGGACGGAAATGACGTCGAACCCATCACCGGCAACCGCTTCCCCATGACGCCAGCCCAGCGACTTGACCTCCTGATTGACATGAAGGGCAAATCGGTGGTTCCGGTCTTGGCGCAGGTGGAGGGCCTCGCGGACCGCACCGGCGTCATCATTGCCGTCAATGGCGCCGAGATTCCGAAGATTTCGCGAATGGCCGAACAGGACGAGGCGCCAGTCGATCTGTCACTGGAAGAAAAGCTGGTCTCGCGCCATCCTCTGGTGTCGAGGGCAGCCGACCGGACGATCCAGACCATGATCATGGGGTCAATGGCCCCCTATGCCTGGAACCTGGACAATGCCCCCTGGCCCAATCGTCGCCCGTTGACGGTGGCCGAGGGTGAAAGGGTGACGCTGGAGATCATGAACCATTCGATGATGGCCCACCCCATGCACCTGCATGGTCATCATTTCCAGGTCACGTCGCTCAACGGGCGGGCCTTGAACGGCGCGGTGCGCGACACCGTTCTCGTGCCGCCCATGGCCACGGTCGGCATCAGCTTCGATGCTGATAATCCAGGACGTTGGTTGTTCCACTGCCACAACCTCTATCACATGGCCACAGGCATGATGACCGAGGTGGTTTACGGCTGA
- a CDS encoding FecR family protein produces MRVIKTILVGALLSSISMSVLAQDWVADRLRGSVLQLEGGAWVALDRGDVIPNGGKVRTLGDGRAELVRGQERIALGSNTEVAVRDAAGQKMTSVIQTMGSVTIQAERRNVQHFSVQTPVLAAVVKGTQFTVTYRNGQARVDVREGVVQVQDNNHSMVADVTRGQTAAASQATPLDVSGPGAERVVYLIEGEVVPAAAKDAVLSGELEPKDALEAVQSRAVGNANPNANGKNPNNDDRTNNGNGNGNGAGNGNGNGAGNGNGNGNGAGNGSGNGNGNGNGNGNGNGAGNGSGNGNSNGNEKGNGKNDD; encoded by the coding sequence ATGCGAGTTATCAAAACTATCCTCGTCGGCGCGTTGCTGTCGTCAATCAGTATGTCAGTTCTCGCTCAGGATTGGGTCGCGGACCGCTTGAGGGGCAGTGTCCTTCAGTTAGAGGGCGGTGCTTGGGTGGCGCTAGATCGGGGGGACGTTATTCCCAATGGGGGGAAGGTTCGAACGCTAGGGGACGGTCGAGCGGAGTTGGTGCGCGGTCAGGAACGCATCGCCCTAGGTTCCAACACGGAGGTTGCCGTTCGTGACGCTGCTGGTCAGAAGATGACCAGCGTCATTCAAACCATGGGCAGTGTCACTATTCAGGCCGAGCGACGAAACGTACAGCACTTTTCAGTGCAGACGCCGGTGTTGGCGGCGGTGGTCAAAGGCACACAATTCACAGTGACCTATCGCAATGGGCAGGCCCGCGTTGATGTGCGCGAGGGCGTTGTCCAAGTTCAGGACAATAATCACAGCATGGTTGCCGACGTGACGCGCGGACAGACCGCCGCCGCGAGCCAAGCCACGCCTCTTGACGTCAGCGGGCCCGGCGCAGAGCGGGTAGTCTATCTCATCGAAGGTGAAGTCGTGCCCGCTGCAGCAAAGGATGCTGTTTTAAGCGGAGAACTCGAGCCTAAAGACGCGCTGGAGGCCGTCCAGTCGCGAGCCGTGGGCAACGCCAATCCAAATGCCAACGGTAAAAACCCGAACAATGACGATCGTACAAACAACGGGAACGGGAACGGCAACGGAGCCGGCAACGGGAACGGCAACGGAGCCGGCAACGGGAACGGAAACGGGAACGGAGCCGGCAACGGAAGCGGGAACGGGAACGGGAACGGAAACGGAAACGGGAACGGGAACGGAGCCGGCAACGGAAGCGGGAACGGCAACAGCAACGGGAACGAGAAAGGTAATGGTAAGAATGACGACTAG
- a CDS encoding diguanylate cyclase, giving the protein MCSSSPHTLDFDAFVHGVTRARLGVWDWDLVTGDCVYSDSWYAMLGYASGELQPSSELWLELTHPDDRQRAIESGERHLRGETTEIETELRLKRKDGTWLWALDRGGIIERDELGRPTRMIGVQTDITKQKAAELDLERANERFRLALDASDVGVWEVDFATETSYWDSRTREIFGLGGDGESQPLNSWHAYLHPDDKASTEHAHENVGLETQVIRYRIVLPSAQIRHVETFAKLVPVPNGANRVIGTIRDVTVETDQRAALQWAADHDGLTGLLNRTAFKQRLRVSLAAAGANPVCVLIIDLDHFKAINDQGGHAAGDRALCQTANVLRWAVEGEDVARLGGDEFAAIVQGSVQEAETLANGIRRSIEGFGTDTKLSASIGVAGSSPTNRSASALIKSADLACYQAKRSGRNRVATAEGAVLRAEGQS; this is encoded by the coding sequence ATGTGTTCCTCGAGTCCTCATACCTTAGATTTCGACGCCTTTGTGCATGGCGTTACGCGCGCCAGGCTTGGTGTTTGGGATTGGGATCTTGTCACCGGCGACTGCGTTTATTCTGATAGCTGGTACGCGATGCTGGGCTATGCGTCGGGGGAGCTACAACCGAGCAGTGAACTCTGGCTGGAATTGACGCACCCAGATGATCGCCAAAGAGCGATTGAGAGCGGCGAGCGCCACCTACGGGGCGAGACTACTGAAATCGAAACCGAGTTGCGTCTCAAGCGGAAGGACGGAACGTGGCTTTGGGCCCTTGATCGCGGCGGGATAATCGAGCGTGACGAACTAGGGCGACCAACGCGAATGATTGGCGTCCAAACCGACATAACCAAGCAAAAGGCCGCAGAACTCGATCTAGAGCGGGCAAACGAACGCTTTCGGCTCGCGCTCGATGCGAGTGATGTCGGCGTATGGGAAGTCGATTTTGCCACCGAGACCAGTTACTGGGACAGCCGCACCCGAGAGATTTTCGGCCTTGGTGGTGATGGTGAAAGCCAGCCCTTGAATTCATGGCACGCCTACCTGCATCCGGACGACAAAGCATCGACGGAACATGCCCACGAAAACGTCGGTCTGGAGACTCAAGTCATCCGGTACCGTATTGTTCTGCCAAGCGCGCAGATCCGGCATGTGGAGACCTTCGCCAAATTAGTGCCGGTGCCAAATGGAGCCAACCGAGTGATCGGAACAATTCGAGACGTCACGGTTGAGACCGATCAGCGAGCGGCACTACAATGGGCTGCAGATCATGACGGCCTCACTGGGCTTTTGAACAGGACAGCCTTCAAGCAGCGCCTTCGGGTCAGTCTCGCAGCCGCAGGCGCAAATCCTGTTTGCGTGCTGATTATCGATCTGGATCATTTCAAGGCCATAAACGATCAAGGCGGCCATGCCGCTGGCGATCGGGCTTTATGTCAGACCGCGAACGTATTAAGGTGGGCTGTAGAAGGCGAGGATGTGGCGCGCCTGGGCGGCGATGAGTTTGCGGCTATTGTGCAAGGCTCGGTCCAAGAAGCCGAGACACTTGCCAACGGCATCCGAAGATCAATTGAAGGGTTTGGAACTGACACAAAACTGAGCGCAAGTATAGGCGTAGCAGGCTCGTCACCTACCAATCGGTCTGCCAGCGCCCTCATCAAAAGTGCAGACCTTGCTTGTTACCAGGCGAAGCGTTCCGGCCGCAACCGGGTCGCAACAGCTGAAGGCGCAGTGCTCCGAGCCGAAGGACAAAGCTGA
- a CDS encoding heavy metal translocating P-type ATPase, producing MPNAHDHHHAHAHGHASHQHEDKSPPTMTKDPVCGMDVDPSTAVFQATFDGRTFYFCSQNCHDKFKANPEQYVAVAPAKAAPAPEGTVWTCPMHPQIQRSEPGSCPICGMALEPEMPTADDAPSPELRDMTLRFWVGTALAAPVFVLEMTAHLVDLHGVLSGQALNWIQLVLATPVVLWAGWPFFQRGAASVVNRSLNMFTLIAMGIGVAWLYSMLATLIPDIFPASMRGMDGAVPVYFEAAAVITALALLGQVLELRAREQTSGAMKALLGLAPKTARRIRPDGSDEEVEVDAVMVGDHLRVRPGEKVPVDGTVLEGRSAVDESMVTGESMPVTKAEGARLIGGTINRSGGLVMQATEIGRDTMLSRIVQLVAAAQRSRAPIQRLADQVSGWFVPLVIVIAVLAFVAWMVWGPEPRLAHALVAAVSVLIIACPCALGLATPMSIMVGVGKGAQLGLLIKNAEALERLEKIDTIVVDKTGTLTEGRPSLTRIMSADSVEETQLLTLAASLERASEHPLGVAIVAAAEDRKLKLSAPSDVDSPVGKGLTGIVEGHRVLIGSAKYLETEGVELGIWRSRADDVRAEGATVVLVAVDGNVAGALGIADPIRATTAQALADLRSQGMSVVMMTGDNAVTAKAVGAKLGIDNVEADVLPERKSAVVEHLRSQGKVVAMAGDGVNDAPALAAADVGIAMGTGTDVAMESAGVTLLNGDLVGIARAKRLSHATMQNIRQNLFLAFVYNAAGVPVAAGVLYPVFGLTLSPAIAAAAMALSSVSVIGNSLRLRSARIK from the coding sequence ATGCCAAACGCCCACGACCACCACCACGCTCATGCGCATGGTCACGCGTCGCATCAGCATGAAGACAAGTCGCCGCCAACCATGACCAAGGATCCCGTTTGCGGCATGGATGTCGACCCGTCGACAGCCGTGTTTCAGGCCACTTTCGACGGACGAACCTTCTATTTCTGCTCGCAGAACTGTCACGACAAGTTCAAGGCAAATCCGGAGCAATATGTAGCTGTGGCGCCGGCAAAGGCAGCACCGGCACCCGAAGGCACTGTCTGGACCTGTCCCATGCATCCGCAGATCCAGCGGTCAGAGCCCGGCTCATGCCCCATATGTGGGATGGCGCTGGAACCGGAAATGCCCACGGCCGACGATGCTCCTAGTCCTGAGTTACGCGACATGACGTTGCGTTTCTGGGTCGGTACGGCGCTCGCCGCACCGGTCTTCGTCCTGGAGATGACCGCGCATCTTGTCGATCTGCATGGGGTCCTTTCTGGTCAGGCGCTCAACTGGATACAGCTTGTTCTGGCCACGCCCGTCGTTCTCTGGGCCGGATGGCCCTTCTTCCAGCGCGGTGCTGCGTCCGTGGTCAATCGCAGCCTGAACATGTTCACGCTGATCGCCATGGGTATTGGGGTAGCCTGGCTCTATTCGATGCTGGCGACATTGATACCGGACATTTTCCCGGCATCCATGCGTGGCATGGATGGCGCCGTACCCGTTTACTTCGAGGCAGCCGCGGTCATCACCGCGCTGGCTTTGCTTGGGCAGGTTCTCGAACTTCGGGCCCGCGAACAGACATCGGGTGCGATGAAAGCCCTGCTTGGTCTTGCCCCCAAGACGGCGAGGCGCATCCGGCCGGATGGGTCCGACGAGGAAGTCGAGGTGGACGCAGTGATGGTTGGCGACCATCTGCGCGTTCGGCCCGGCGAGAAGGTGCCGGTCGACGGCACTGTTCTGGAGGGGCGCAGTGCCGTGGACGAGTCCATGGTCACCGGAGAATCCATGCCGGTCACTAAGGCCGAGGGCGCGCGGCTGATCGGCGGAACGATAAACCGCTCGGGGGGCCTCGTCATGCAGGCCACCGAGATCGGGCGCGACACCATGTTGTCGCGCATCGTTCAACTGGTCGCTGCGGCGCAGCGATCACGGGCGCCAATCCAGCGGCTTGCCGATCAGGTGTCGGGCTGGTTCGTGCCTTTGGTGATTGTCATCGCTGTCCTGGCTTTCGTAGCCTGGATGGTTTGGGGCCCCGAGCCCCGCCTGGCGCACGCTTTGGTCGCCGCGGTCTCTGTTCTGATAATCGCCTGTCCATGCGCCCTGGGTCTGGCCACGCCCATGTCCATCATGGTGGGTGTCGGCAAGGGCGCCCAGCTGGGCCTCCTGATCAAGAATGCCGAGGCGCTTGAGCGGCTGGAAAAGATCGACACGATCGTGGTCGACAAGACCGGAACGTTAACGGAGGGCCGTCCAAGCCTCACCCGGATAATGTCGGCGGATAGTGTCGAAGAGACCCAGCTCCTGACGCTTGCAGCCAGTCTCGAACGCGCCAGCGAACATCCTCTGGGCGTGGCCATCGTTGCCGCAGCGGAGGATCGCAAACTCAAATTGTCTGCGCCGAGCGATGTTGACTCTCCTGTCGGCAAGGGCCTGACCGGCATAGTCGAAGGCCACCGGGTTCTGATCGGCAGCGCAAAGTACCTCGAGACCGAAGGCGTGGAGCTCGGCATTTGGCGATCCCGCGCTGACGACGTACGCGCCGAGGGGGCGACAGTTGTTCTGGTCGCGGTCGACGGCAATGTCGCTGGCGCCCTTGGGATAGCGGATCCGATCCGTGCCACGACCGCACAAGCGCTTGCCGACTTGCGGAGCCAGGGCATGAGTGTGGTCATGATGACGGGCGACAATGCCGTTACCGCCAAGGCAGTCGGCGCAAAGCTCGGGATCGACAATGTCGAAGCCGATGTCCTTCCCGAGCGCAAAAGTGCAGTGGTCGAGCATCTGAGAAGTCAGGGCAAGGTCGTCGCTATGGCTGGCGATGGTGTCAACGACGCACCGGCCCTTGCGGCGGCTGATGTCGGCATCGCCATGGGCACCGGCACCGATGTGGCCATGGAAAGTGCTGGCGTGACCTTGCTCAATGGCGATCTAGTCGGCATTGCCAGGGCAAAGCGCCTGTCGCACGCTACAATGCAGAACATCCGCCAGAACCTGTTCCTGGCCTTCGTCTATAACGCGGCCGGGGTCCCCGTCGCCGCGGGCGTGCTCTACCCGGTCTTTGGCCTGACCTTGTCTCCGGCCATTGCGGCGGCGGCCATGGCCCTGTCCTCGGTCAGTGTGATCGGCAACTCGCTTCGTCTGCGTTCCGCCCGGATCAAGTAG
- a CDS encoding cytochrome c, translated as MTFKLPNLGAIAFGTLLTTAVALGHNGATGIVADRMMGMMMLGQQMQILAPLAESPMQTDRAAVEQAAAMILRHAGASMTDLFPEGSLDTPSVARPEIWERWQDFSRLAGELESLGAELRDVARDPVTTGSVSPSAENPAPRPTTEWEGMDFAWLMGLSSRPAATANHEDAQVQAEAEEVIGRSVGDIYADIAQTCASCHASFRR; from the coding sequence ATGACATTTAAATTACCCAATCTCGGGGCGATTGCCTTTGGGACACTTCTGACCACCGCCGTTGCACTCGGTCATAATGGCGCAACTGGCATTGTTGCCGACCGCATGATGGGCATGATGATGCTCGGCCAACAGATGCAGATATTGGCGCCGTTGGCGGAAAGTCCAATGCAGACGGACCGTGCCGCTGTAGAACAGGCCGCAGCCATGATCCTCAGGCATGCGGGCGCGTCCATGACGGACCTATTCCCCGAAGGTAGCCTGGACACTCCCAGCGTGGCCCGACCGGAAATCTGGGAGCGATGGCAGGATTTCAGCCGGTTAGCCGGGGAACTCGAAAGTCTCGGCGCCGAATTGCGTGACGTTGCGAGAGATCCCGTCACCACGGGATCGGTCTCGCCCAGTGCGGAAAACCCTGCGCCTCGCCCCACAACTGAGTGGGAGGGGATGGATTTTGCCTGGCTGATGGGTCTGTCATCCAGGCCAGCTGCAACGGCCAATCATGAGGATGCGCAGGTACAAGCGGAAGCGGAAGAAGTCATTGGGCGGTCCGTTGGCGACATTTATGCCGATATTGCTCAGACCTGCGCGTCTTGCCATGCGTCGTTTAGGCGGTAG